AGGCGCGCGTGGTAATTCGTGCCGAGGTCGCGGTCCATCTCCCAGGTGGTGATGAACATAGTGTTGAGCGCGCACCAGCCGGCGCACCGGCCGCCCGTGCAGGTGCCGGTGAGCTGGAACATGAGGCGCTTCATGGCCGAATTTGCCCACATGTCCTCGGGTGTCTGGATGATCGAGAGATAGCGGCTGATGGGCTCGCCGGTCAGATGCGAGGTCGCGGTGACCAACGGGGCGAGTTCCGGGTCGGCCGCGGCTTTGAAAGTCCAGCCGTGGCCCTCGACTGTCCGCTTGGTGGCCGGGTGGGCCGTGACGTCGCTGATCAGTTCGTCAAACTTGTATATGTTCGGGCGCATCCGGCGGAGGGATGCGAGGTACTGCTCGTAGGTCTTCAGGGCCATGGCTCCTCCAGAATAGGCTAAAGTTATCAATGCTGATCCGAATATAGGAGATTGTGAAAAAGAGCACAAGAAGAAAGCGCGCGGAGCAACAGGAAGGCCGGTTTCCGAAAGCGAAAACCGGCCTTGTCCAAAACTCCGAATGGCCGCGCTAATGGGGGAGGACCAACCAGAAGCGCTGGCTGAAGGAGCGGTGGCTCCCGCCGAGGGCGAGGTCATTCTGGTTGTCGTAGAAGCCGAGCATGACCTGAACGGAATCGAGGGTGGACAGATCGAGGTCGTCCTCGAAAGTCGTATTCAGTTTGCGTCCCAGCACCACCGAGTACATGTCGCCATCCGGGTCATAGGCGCCGCCGGCGAAAATGTCCCAGCGGCTTCCCCGCTGCTCATCGGTGCGGAAATCGGCGGCGATCGAAGAGTCAATCACCCAGCCGGGGAGCGTGTCGCCGATTGTCCAGTTGGTGGTAAGCCGCAAGTCGGGGTCATTTGACGCGTCGGCAAGATACAGCACGGGGCCCTCAAACTCGCAGGTGTCCTTGCTCAGCCACTCCGGCGCAGTGAATTGGGTTTGGCGGTTCAGCATGGCCGGCTCAACACTCGGTGCGCTGCCGACCACGTCCTCGGTCCAGACCGTGCCGGCGAGCGAGTAGCCTTCGCCCATGTGAGCCGCGCCGGTCGTGAGCACCTTCCAGTTCCACACGTCATACTGCCCGGCGGTGGGCGACTGGAACAGCACGACCGCCTGATCTTCCTCGTCGAGGGCGGGCCCGCTGAAGATGACGCCGGGGCCGGTGGTGGTGACGGTCCAGTAGGCGGGGTAGGAACTAAACGAGTTGTCGACCCACTGCAGGCGCAGGAACAGGTGGGTGGATGTCCGCACCGCCTGGACTTTGGCGGTTGTCGGCAGCGAGGCGCCCGCGCCCGGAGTGAGCTTGGGGGCGTTGGTGGGCGCGACCGTGGCGATGACGCTGTCGACGCCGGTCCAGGAATCGGTGCCGAGCGAATCGATCAGCCGGCGGACCGGCGAATCGCTGACCAGGGTGAATGCCTCGATGCGCGGGAGCGGGGCCGGCCCGTTCGCCCCCCCGTCGTCATCATCGCTGCCGCACCCGGCGCACAGCAGCAGTCCGAGCGCGAGCAGTCCCACGACCGGAGTGTACTTTTTCACGATCTCCTCCTTCAGGAAGCAGTTATCGTCGTCGGATAGTCAATGTCCCAAGATACCCCATGCGGGGACGCCCGAAAAGCGAAAAGTTTACTCCCGCCGCCGAAGGACGATCATGGTGAAATCATCGGGCAGCTTTTTCGGTCCCGCCCACCGGGAGACGGCCTCATGGATGATGTCCACAAGTTCCTGCGACGTCTTCTCGCGGTGGTCGCGGACGAGGTTGACCAGGCGCTGGAGCCCGTACTCCTCGCCGGTCTCGGTGAAAACCTCGGTCACGCCGTCGGTATAGAGCAGGATGATGTCGCCGGGTCCGATCCAGATCGGGCGCTCCTCATACTGCGCGTTAGGCGACACCCCGAGGATCTGCCCCCCCTCGCGGAGGTACTCGACGGCTCCTCCGGCGCGCACCAGGAAGGGGAGGTTGTGGCCGCAGTTGGTGAACGTGAAAATGTGGTTGCGGGAGTCGAGCACGCCGTAGACGCCGGTTACGAAACTGCCGGCTTTCACCGACTCGTAGACAAGGTTGTTGACCTTGGCGGCGATCGTGCGGATAGAGTAGTTGTTGCGGATCTCGGCGATGAGCGAGGCGCGGAACGAGGCCATGATGAGGGCGGCCGGGATCCCCTTGCCGGACACGTCGGCGATGGCGATTCCGGTCTGGTAGTCGACGATGTGGATGAAGTCGTAGTAGTCGCCGCCGACCTGGCCGGAAGGGACGTTGCGGCCGGAAACGTCGTAGCCGGGGATGGTGGGGTCGTCCTCGGGCAGGAAGGTCTGCTGGATTTCGCGGGCGATTTTGAGCTGCTCCTCGAGCCGCTTGGCGGCGAGGATTTCTTCGTGCAGGCGGGCGCGGTCGAGGGAGACGGCGGCCTGGGCGGCAAACGCCTGGAGAAGCGAGAGGTTGTCGACCCGGTAGGCGCCGGGGGTGTCGCTCTCGAGGTTGAGGACGCCGACGACGCGGTTGTTCAGGAGCATGGGGACGACAATCTCGCTCCGGGTGGTCTCGCGGGCGCTCATGTAGCGCGGGTCGACCGACACATCGGGGACAATCACCGGCTCGCCGGTAGCGGTCACATGGCCGATCAGCCCCTCGCCGGTCTTGACGAGGACGCGCTCCTCCGAACCGGGATCATCGTAACCCTCGGTGTACACCTCGCCGATGATGTCTTTGGCCGGCTCGATGACAAACACGCCGCCGGCGTCGAAATCGATCGCCCGCTTGACCGAGTGGAGAATCTCCCGCATGACCTCTTTCTGGCTGATCGAGCTGGAGAGTTTTTTCCCGATCTCGAAGAGGAGTTCCTTCTCGAGCGCTTCGCGGCGGGCGACGCGGTAGAGGTGGGCGTTGTCGATGGCCACGGCGATCTGGTTGGCCAGGCCGACGAGGATATCGAGGTCGGCGGGCGTGAAGACGCCGTCAACCTTGTTGAGCGCCTCGACGACGCCGATCATGTGGCCGCGGCCGATCAGGGGGACGACCACGACGGAGCGGATCGGGGAGCCGAAGCGGCTTTCGATTTCCGGATCGACGCGCGGGTCGGCGGTGGCATCGTAGACGAGTTCCGGTTCGCGGTGGCGGGCGACCCAGCCGATGATGCCGGTGCCGAAGTCGCGGTGAAACAGGAACATCTCGTTGTCGCGGGCGCGCACGAGCCGGATTTTGATGTCGGTCCGGTCGTGGTCGACCCGGAACAGGAGCGCCCCCTCCGAATTGAGCGCCGTGTTGACCAGGCGGAGCACCTCGGCAATCAGGCTCTCGTATTCGAGCGTGCTGTTGAAGATCCGGGCCGCCTCAAGGAGGAGTTTTTCGGTCCGGGTATGGTCGGCAGGACTGGTCATAGGGGCGAAAGGTAGCACCGCAACCGGCTCCGGTCAACCGGATTCGGGGGCCGCGGCTACCGCCGGAAGGCCTTCGCGGCGTCCGGAAAACGCTGCAGCAGGTACTGGACGTACGCGGAATCGGCTCCCTTGTCGATCGCGAAGCGGAGCTGCGCGACCGCCGCCGGGAGAGGACCATAGGTGGCATACCATTCGAACAGTTTCAGGTGTTCGCCGGCCAGCATGTCCGGCATCGCCGCCATGCGGGCGATCACTCTGCCGGCGTCCTCGTAGCGGCGGCAGCGCAGGTAGGCGACGGCGAGGTTGTACATGACGGCGGGGACGTTGGGGTCGATCGACAGGGACCGCTCGAAATCCCGGGCCGCCTGTTGGGCATGGCCGAGCTGCAGATGAGCCAGGCCGCGGTTACTACAGGCGGCGGCGTGGTAGGGATTGAGACCGAGCGACATGTCGAGACAGGCAATGGCGCTGTCCCAATCGCGGTAGCGCACCATCATCCACCCCAGCCCGGCCCAGGCATCGGCATACGTCGGATCCTCGCGGACAATCTGCTCGAACAGGGCGGTCGCTTCCGGCAGCTTCTCCTCACGGTGGAGGCGCTGCGCCTCGTCCAGTTTGTCGCGGAGGGGGAAAGCGGCGCGCCACTCGGCGCGCACCCGGTCGGCGGCGGCGCTGTCGCCGCGGTCTTTGTAGTAGGTCAACAGGAGATAGCGGGCGTTGCGATCGCGTTCCGGGTCGACCGTCAGGTAGTCGTTGAAACGGGCGATCTGGATGGGAGGATCGTTGGCGGCGACCAGCCGGCCGCCCAGCGCAAAGAGCGAAAGGACGACAGCCATCGCGGCGACACGCAGGCCGCCCGGCAGGGGGGATTGGGGATCCAGAGTCAGGACATAGAGCAGCACGGCGGGGGCGATTCCGGCGAAAGCGAAGAGGTCCCAGTCACGGGGCATGCCGAGTTTCGGGTCAAAAATGAAGGCTGCGCCGAGCGCCGAGAGGGAGAGCACGATGAGGAAGACGGCGTCGCGCGCGGCCAGGCGGCGGGAGCGGGCGGCGCTCACGATGACGAGGACGAGCAGACCCACCGGAGGCAGCAGAAGCACCAGCAGGTTCAGCAGGTCGGCCAGGTGGGCGGGTGAAAAGAGAGTATACCCGCCGATTGTGAAGGCATCCTCGAACGGCGGGACGAGCGAGTAGCGGAAAAACAGGTGCGACTGCCGCACGCCGACGACAGCCCAGCCAGCGACCAGGAGAAGCAGACCGCCCACCGTCAGGCGTTGCGATACCCGCCACGTGCGGAGACGCTTGCCCGCGCGGGTGGGGGCGAGCAGCAGGTAGACGGCGCTGGGCAGGAGGGTGACGCCGAGCACATGGCAGGCCGCCGAGGCGGCGAGCGGGATCAGCAGCCACCATCGGGCAACCTGCCCGCGCACCACCAGCAGACCGACGAGGGCATAGATGCCGGTCGAGGCGACAAAGAGGGAGTAGTTCTCGACGTAGCCGAAAAAGAGGAGGGCGTAGCCGCCGGTCATGACGCCGGCCACAAAGAGCGCCCGCCGCGCGGCGCTGTCGAAGAGGCGGGCGGCGCTCCAGGCGGCGGCGCCGAAGAGGAGCGCGCCGGCGGCGATCGAGATGAACCGGAAACTGAACAACGCCCCCGCCTCGCCCTCCGCACCGGACAGGCGCTTGACCCAGGCGTGCGCCAGCGATTCGCCGATTTCCCGCGTCTTGATCAGCGGGCTGTCGTCGGCAAGGAGGCTCAGGGCGGTGTAGCCGTCGCCGAGGAAGTGCGCCTTGGTGCGCAGGAGATAGAACAGGGCGACGGTTGCCAGTCCCGCGGCGGCGGCGGCGAGAACGTAGCGCCGGCCCGCCGGGGCGCGCCCGGCGGCGGGCAGACGAAACGACGCGGCGAGGAGCACGAGGGCGGACAGAACGGCCGCGGCCCACAGGGCCGGAGCGA
This genomic stretch from Candidatus Zixiibacteriota bacterium harbors:
- a CDS encoding SpoIIE family protein phosphatase, with protein sequence MTSPADHTRTEKLLLEAARIFNSTLEYESLIAEVLRLVNTALNSEGALLFRVDHDRTDIKIRLVRARDNEMFLFHRDFGTGIIGWVARHREPELVYDATADPRVDPEIESRFGSPIRSVVVVPLIGRGHMIGVVEALNKVDGVFTPADLDILVGLANQIAVAIDNAHLYRVARREALEKELLFEIGKKLSSSISQKEVMREILHSVKRAIDFDAGGVFVIEPAKDIIGEVYTEGYDDPGSEERVLVKTGEGLIGHVTATGEPVIVPDVSVDPRYMSARETTRSEIVVPMLLNNRVVGVLNLESDTPGAYRVDNLSLLQAFAAQAAVSLDRARLHEEILAAKRLEEQLKIAREIQQTFLPEDDPTIPGYDVSGRNVPSGQVGGDYYDFIHIVDYQTGIAIADVSGKGIPAALIMASFRASLIAEIRNNYSIRTIAAKVNNLVYESVKAGSFVTGVYGVLDSRNHIFTFTNCGHNLPFLVRAGGAVEYLREGGQILGVSPNAQYEERPIWIGPGDIILLYTDGVTEVFTETGEEYGLQRLVNLVRDHREKTSQELVDIIHEAVSRWAGPKKLPDDFTMIVLRRRE
- a CDS encoding tetratricopeptide repeat protein → MAHDEHRILTWSLIIFVLTLAAHLVAASLPEMRLWGAAAWARVAPALWAAAVLSALVLLAASFRLPAAGRAPAGRRYVLAAAAAGLATVALFYLLRTKAHFLGDGYTALSLLADDSPLIKTREIGESLAHAWVKRLSGAEGEAGALFSFRFISIAAGALLFGAAAWSAARLFDSAARRALFVAGVMTGGYALLFFGYVENYSLFVASTGIYALVGLLVVRGQVARWWLLIPLAASAACHVLGVTLLPSAVYLLLAPTRAGKRLRTWRVSQRLTVGGLLLLVAGWAVVGVRQSHLFFRYSLVPPFEDAFTIGGYTLFSPAHLADLLNLLVLLLPPVGLLVLVIVSAARSRRLAARDAVFLIVLSLSALGAAFIFDPKLGMPRDWDLFAFAGIAPAVLLYVLTLDPQSPLPGGLRVAAMAVVLSLFALGGRLVAANDPPIQIARFNDYLTVDPERDRNARYLLLTYYKDRGDSAAADRVRAEWRAAFPLRDKLDEAQRLHREEKLPEATALFEQIVREDPTYADAWAGLGWMMVRYRDWDSAIACLDMSLGLNPYHAAACSNRGLAHLQLGHAQQAARDFERSLSIDPNVPAVMYNLAVAYLRCRRYEDAGRVIARMAAMPDMLAGEHLKLFEWYATYGPLPAAVAQLRFAIDKGADSAYVQYLLQRFPDAAKAFRR